In the genome of Drosophila kikkawai strain 14028-0561.14 chromosome 2R, DkikHiC1v2, whole genome shotgun sequence, the window GGAGCCTTTGTCGTCTGCTGGCTGCCCTTCTTCGTTATGGCACTGACCATGCCCCTGTGCGCCGCCTGCGAGATCAGCGACAGTGTGGCCTCGCTCTTCCTCTGGCTGGGCTACTTCAACTCCACCCTCAATCCGGTGCGttaaatgataataatattaGGAAATACGTAAAGCTACTTACTAAGTTGCGATGAGTAAGAGGGTTAAGAAGGCTGGAACCCGAAGCTATTGTTTGAGAGTTTCCTTTGagtttgtttaatatttttatattttcaaaaggtttaaaaatgttattaaatttaggtttaactaaaaattttaaattaacttaacattttttttattaaaaaactatattttcttttaaataacaCAACTTTTCCCCAGTTTTTCATATTGAAATACTTCCTACACTATTAATAAGCAAACGACAAGCAACTTTGCTTTCAGAAAAATAACGCAATAATGAGTTTTTAACTTCAGAAGCCACTAAAAGTGAAACTAATTAAAACAAGTTCATCTGTTaagattgtttttaattttaaaagttttcaaaGCAGAAACATTTCCTTTGCTTTCAGCTTTTATCTTTTTGCAATTAATATAGTTAATAAATCTACAAACTAagagaatatttttagaaataataataaattggctAAGAAAGTGtcttaaaagaaagaaacaatTTTCCAAGGAACTACAAATTCAAGTAcaacaagaagaaaaataCTCTTTTccttaatacattttaacagTCTTTATTAAACTATGAAGAATTCCCCTTTAACTAATTGCTACATAAATAAGTTAACCTTAAATTGCACTACCTGTCTTTCAACTCTTACTGATgccattctatatttttacccatttttgttttatttttttctgaacCCCCTTTGCAGGTCATCTATACCATCTTCAGTCCGGAGTTCCGTCAGGCCTTCAAGCGCATCCTCTTTGGCGGCCACCGACCAGTCCACTATCGCAGCGGGAAGCTCTAGATAGTGCATGCGAAGAGGCGAAGGTGAGTGCCACTCAACGAAAGCCGAAACGCACAATaatacactgagagaaatcaCTAtcattttgttaaatatatatatatatatttagttttaatatttcttgtttataaatGATCAAAAATGATTTActgtttttgttaaatagttataaactttgtaaattatatttttatatttaaaataatgttaagTCGTGTATCAAAATTtagtataatttttaaacagaaaaattttaagatgatattatttttcccaagcctttttctcttatttttttataaatattattttaaattttagttttgtgTAGTAGCTAcccatttctcccagtgctcCCCCcgtttattgttattgtgtTAGTCAATTTGCCCTGCGGCCAAAGGGAAACCTTTCGAATCGATTCACCGCACACGCAATTGCATTGCCTTTTATGTTATTTTCaagtttcaattttcaatCCCGACCCCGAAATTGATATTGCCTGGGACCTTGAAGAGATCCTGaaggagctgctgctccaAGGCACTTTGCATCCGATGTCCGGGAATTGAAACAATTCTGTGTTCGTGCCTAACGCGCTGAAAAGGAAGTTTTCGGGTCGAAAAAGAGCGAAAGTTTTATCGGACCTTTTATCGGTGGCCTGTCATCTGCAGGATGTTGGTCAATGCATTAGAATTATGCCACATTACCCCCCCTGGAAGGATTCGGCTTTTATCTACAAAGACAAGTTTTTGAATAGTTACCATTTGCATTGCATTTGGGGTTGAAGGCGAAGGAGAGCCATCTCATCTGCATGTGGCAGCCAAGCAGTTAAATCTTTTGccattcattcattttcatttccattacccattcccattcccattcccatgaAAGTTAAATTAAGTAACATTAATTTCGCACAATTTGTGCTTAGTTTGGCGCCTTAACATTTCAATGGGAAAGTTTTTCGCTTTACTTTGGCTAATGAATTCCCGTAAATCCTTCTTGGCTTTCTTGCAGACGCTTCTGCTAGGACCGACAAAAGCGGATGTTGATCTAACCTCTTCGGCTATCATCGAGGATTAACGCATACTTGTATACCAGGAtcatggatatatatatatagataaccCCCAGCCTAGGCCATAAGACAGTGTGTAAATAGCGTATCGAATTCTGTTAGTTAATAGCTAAATTTATAGAGCCAAGTGGAGACTGTTTTTAGAAGACAAAACTGATGAAGCGTTGAattggaaatataaaaaatacaaaacactAAGAAACACACAAGATAtctaatcaaaataattagcTAGTAAGTGACTAGTTAATACGCATATATAGAGCAATCTACTACCACTtttcatgtgtgtgtgttaaacTCATAACTATAACTTACGTTAGAGATCTCCCTCGCTCTCTATCTATATCTTCCTTCTGCTTCGAGAATGGGATTGGAATCGTTATAACTGAAGCTACTCGGATTATGATGTATATTAACTGCTAACTAGCAACATTTAATGTGTGTGTAAGCAAGGATCTGCTTAGGCCTAAGTCCTACATTTGTTGAGCAACTGTAATATTGGTTATAGgatctaaaaaaaactaacttaTCGAATAATAATCGGTGGTCAAGCCCtgtttaaatacaatttaaacaTTATTGTTAATAATGCCACCACCAAAcacacatttaaaattaaacaaacaaaaaaaccaactgTTGTACTATTATGGTAATTATGTTTCGAGGATTTCTTTGAATAAGcttaaatgtaataatttaGCGAAATAACGTGTAATATTTGACAAGCAAACTACTTTCGGGAAAAATGGGTAAAACGTAAttagttaaaataaaataaaataaagtaaaacatGCAAAATACACAAACTAAATTAAGATTCAAAAGCGGAGGGAAACTGCAGATATCACAATGTTTTACCTTCCATTTCAAAAAGAACAAAACTAaaccaaaatcaaaaacaaaaacaaactcttcgaaaagaaaaacaacattaGCTTAGTGAAGTAAGTGTTTGCAGATCTGTCTATATCTATAAATACCAATAGAAGTAAGGCAAAATACCCAAATTATTTAGGCCACATATCAGGCAATAATTCGaatacacaaaacacacacaacattttaattttttattattatttattacttttatttcgatttttatacACACAATTTGGCGCGCATTTCGAAAAGAATTATTGACGGTTATGGCCAGGCCAATAATTTGGTAttttgccaaaaacaaaaacaagcgtAAGTTTAACTAAACGAAATTActataaagaaaaatacaacaaattccATTGGctgcaaaattaaataaaaattcaactttcatgcaagaaaaaaacaaactgtgttttattaaaaataggGGTTTACGAttatgtaaaaataaagaagtattaaaaatactattattaactttaataaatattttaaaagttcttaaaattcaaaaaacgCGCCTTTTTGAAAGGCATTGCCAGCGCAAACTCAAAAAGAATCGATAATTTAAGGGCTGCCCTTTTGTACTTTGTAGTAAACCAGATGGGCAGCCCTTTGTTATCGATAGTAAGCGCCAAGGAATCCCCTTTTtctgaaatttgttttaaaactcAAGACTTGacttacttattttattttaataaataacgctgtttttattttttatcttaaacttacaaatacatacaaaaataCAATGTAAATTTATATTGTACAAAGGCAACGCAGCGGAATGGTttatggaaatggaaatcgGGGGGAAAATTGCGGCAGTACTCAATGGGAAgttctgtttttctttttccttggCTTATTTACAATGGCCATATTAATTGGGCTTATATCCACTCCCCTACGATATAAGGTCAGCTATGTAGGTGAAGAGATCCTCCGGAAACTGGCACTGGTCCAGATCCCGGCCCAAGGCAAAGTATCTTTTGCGGAGCAGATGAGCAGCCGCCTTTGGCTGTCGAGAGCGGGTAAAAACGCCCTTTTTATTGCCGCCCACGCGGGTGTAGcctattaaatattacaaatattataattaaattaaaatgtagtaaagtttaaactttaaactcACTTTGAGCTGTCTTGAAGTCGGCAAAGTTCCACACAAACTCGCCTATAAACCAGCCCTTTTTGCGCAGCTGATCAAAGGCCTTGAAATGGCGGGCAAATACCTCTTCCTGAAACTCCTCCGACCAGACATAGGCGGGGGTCTAAggaatataaagaaaaatatataattaaccCTTTTTGTAAGTATTTATAAAACCAGGCTTACCATATGCAAACCTTCTAGGGTATCTGCACCATATTCCGACATTATGACAGGTTTGTTGTACTGCTTGTTCCAGGCGGTGGCCTCATCGATCACATTCTGGGTGACCATATCCAGGCGACCGGTGTTGGAGTACCAGGCATTATAGCGATTAAAGCTGATAATGTCCAGATGGCGACCCTAAAAAGGATATAAGCTAAAGTCTATTGGCTCTTCAGGTAGTGAAGTTTTCCCACTTACCGACTTATCCTGCGTGTAGGGCACAGCAATGGCAGCCGTAATAGGTCGGGTTTTGTCCAAGGATCTTGTGAAATTGGCCACCAGTCTAAGAAgtttaaggaaatttaaataatagaagAGAATTTCCTCTCAAAAAAATACCCACTCAAAGTACGAATCCGCATTCATGCTGGCCGTGCGGGGTTCATTGGCTATGGACCACATAACCACACTGGGATGGTTTCTATCCCTGTGTATTAGCTGCTCCAGCGAGGACTTGTGCTTGCCCAACAGCTCCTGGCTGTAGTTTCTGAgaaaaggagaagaaaaaCCTCATAAGCAAGAAAATACACTAAAGGAAATCCAACCAAAACTCACTCTGTATCCACACTGGGACACTCGTCAATGATCATGATGCCATGCTGGTCTGCAAACTGCATGGACTCCTCTGAGTAAGGATAATGCGAAGTGCGATACGCATTCGCTCCTATCCACTTCAACAGATTAAAGTCCCGCACCATCAGGGCATTGTCCAGGCCCTTGCCTCTTAtatccgaatcctcgtgacgTCCAAAGCCTCGGAAATACACAGGTTTACCATTGATAAGGAACTGCGATTTGTTCCAACTTAGCGTGCGTAGGCCCACTTTCAGCCGGTAGACATCGAGCAGCTCCTCGTTGGCCGCCAGCAGCTTAATCTCCAGCTCATAAAGATAGCCAGGTTCGGGATGCATCAGGTAGGGCCACCAAGGCTTGACTCCTGTGAGCTTCAGGCAGCCGTCGAGCTTGCCATCCGAGGTGGTATTGGCCACCTTGGCTCCTTCTTTGTCGTAGAGGTTGGCTTGGATATTTAGGACATTGATGGCTTCGTTGGCAGCGCTGCCATTTACGCTGACGCTATAGAAGACCTCGCCAACTTAAAGGGGAAATATagttacaaaatatttaaataaggtAAGAATTTCTTAAACTCACCACTATTATTCTCCGACAGAGCTGTTGTGACTTCCACCTCCTCAATAAAAGTCCTGGGCGTGGTGTACAGATGTACACTCCTGTGTATGCCCGCATAGTTGAAGAAATCAAAGGTATAGCTTTGGATAATGGTCATCCCATTATCGTTGGGCACCTCTGTGATCTTGCCCTGCGGCACTGTTGTCTGGATCAAAGCATTGTCACACATCACAGTGATCCTGTTTTCGGCCCCATAATTAAGGATATCCGTGACCTCAGCCTCAAAGGGCAAATGACCGATCTCGTGCTTCACCACCTTTTGGCCATTGATCCactgaaaatataaacatcaagaatatttatagaaattccTTACATCAAAATCTCATCTCAAAACCCACCACAAAGGCCTCGTAATGGACACTGCCAAACCTTAGCCATATCCTCTGATTCTTCGACCAAGAGCGAGGCACAAAGAACTTTCGATCATACCACACGGTGCCCACATGATCCCTCAGGTTGTCCGTGGTAATGTCATTGTAGGAGGCAGGCACTGGCATAGGAATCGTGGGCCTGCTCTGGCTAAGATCCTTTGTGTACCACTCATCCCGAACGCCCTGCGTGGGATTCGCCTGATCGGAGCGCACAAAATTCCAGATGCCGTCCAGCGAGCGCACTTCACGCGTCTCCGATTCCCTGGGATATAGCATACCGCGTGTCTGGGGCACCTCCTTGTTGACCAGGATCAGAGCTAGGGAGAAGTGCAGGACATAGAGACCGGTCACCAGGGAGAAGAAGGAGAGAGCTGCAAATACGTAATAAAGGAGGCGTTCAAATACAAGGCATTTGGGATATTACCGACCGAAAATGGAGCAGATAATGCGGCCTATCAGTGAATTACACCGTCTGACAAACGAAAAAACGCAATTATATATAGACAAGCGTGAGGAAAGGGGTGTGACGGGTAGATATTCGGTACTTGaggacattttttttgtttttattttattaaattgcaaCTTGTAACTCCACTCTTGGAACTCTTCTCTGATCGAAGGGTTGACAACTTGTGCAAATTGCACATTATTGCGAATGAAGACTCCCCTACAAAGCTGATACAATAATGTATCGAtatcagtttttttttataacgtTGTCTACAGCTGATAAGGGTTAGTAAAATGTGTAAATACAGGGAAATAATGGGTAGATAagttctttttaaatatttataaattgataATTGAGTTGAGGGTTTGAGTTATTACGAATTTCTTCACTATAAATGCGGCTCATCCtcgaaatatttatataaaaaaaaaataaaaatatcactCTCAAAACGCATCTCGTTCGTTACTGAGATGAACTTATAAGCTGTGAAAACCAATTTGCCTGTACATTTCAGGCAAAGCGTTTAAAATAgagaaagaataaaaaataacataattatCTTTCAACGAAGGaacctttaaattaataaaatataaataacaaaatatttaaacattttataatcaaggataaatagtttataatttgaataagaaAAACCCTTTATAAATCAAAGCCCAGACAACATAATATAATAAGTTTCCTTAAAATCACATCTTATTAATaacattataattaaaaaaaatatcataaaatacTATAGAAAACCAGTCGAGACTTCTGTTTTTATCGATTATTGTCACAGTTTTCCCCCAACAACAGTGTGTTATCTGTAAAACTTATCTCTGATTTCCCCTCCATAAACCCCAAAACTATCAAAAAACTCATATCTTATCGACCTTCTAATGTAGCTTTACGCACATTGTTTGTTGGTTTCCGGAATGCAGATTAAATGCTAAAAGTTTATTGGCTTTTCCAATGTCAgtggcttttctttttgtaatGTTAATAAGAGAAAAGCCCCGCGACATTCATACTCACTTGATTATAAACAAAAGGGTTTTCCGCGGGCCaagcgaaacgaaacgaagaGAAACGGAAATGGAAATTTGAAACTTTACTACACTGGTATAACGGTAACAGTAACGATCAGGACAATAGGGGGTGGCAAAGCAAAGGGCCGAACAATGCGAATGAGCCGAACAAAGCAAAAGGCAGAAGTAAGAGAGACAAGCTTTCAAGGTGCTCTCAGCAAAGCTCTCTCatagatacacacacacacacacttacgcATGTCATCATTCGCTTAGATTTCaatcttgtttttgttttgttctttttattctcttttattttttgcggcttttgttttgattttgctCGTATGCAAATGTCGGTACTTTGTTTTGCCAGGTAAACACGTTTTTCCATTAACaagtaaaaaacaaacaccaaCATTTCAGAAAGCGCCACAATCCCATAATACCCATAAAACAGGTGGGGGAAAAGCAGAGAGAACTTGGCCAAGTTCTCGCACGTCTGCTTGTCGGCGGGTAACTGACTAAAAAAAACTTCACTTCCTAAATCTATTTATCGCTTCTCACATGTTTTGCCGCGTAATCAGCTGTCTAAACGCAAAAGCTGTCTGCCGGCGTTgaaaaaatgaggaaaaagGGTAAGGAAAAGCTTGCAGGAAAGCTCCTTAAAGTGGGTAACGGTCGATAGTGCGGATCGATAGGCAATCGATTCGATTTATGTATGAAAGTGTTTGTTGTACTATAAACATTgttaaaaaagtaataatttaaaaaataaagaaatattggTGTCTGAAGTTCTCAGAAAGCTAACTTCtatgaatataaaatgtttaataaaaacaaattaataaataaaaaggaaatgaCTTAAAAAAGGAATAATTTTAAGAGATAAGATTGAATTGAAGATTCTGAGACGGCACATTTCTaggaaatcaataaaaaaaaatgatgaaatgaaatgaaaatactTAGAATACCCATAAATCACTCAAATCGATTATAGCCTTGGGTATTTTTCACGgttttttgaaataaacaAAGAGGCTTAtctattcaaatttaaattaaactatcTGTTAATCTtccaaaaattctttaaaaaattacaacaatacatttttatttgaagtTGTTATCAAAAtgcttcttttaatttaacttgtgtatttattcaattttatgAGCTACAATCATGTCGAAAACATCATTAAAtagtttaaacaaattaaataatgcgGCCCTTCATGCTTTTGTACACCTCCTACTGCTTGAAAGTATCTCAAATTATTTCCAGAAATTTCTGATATGCTTGAAGAAAGAACTTCTTTCAGCTCctcattaaattatatattgcaagcaaaatacaaaaataatgcatttattttctcCTATCCATGCATATGGTTGCTTAAAACAtgcctttttaatttttatattatttagtaGCTTGCCAAGTGCTATTCAAGTTAATCCTCCCATTCCCGGTACTAACTAATTGTAGTAACTGATTAAAAGAACAGACATTTTGCTTTGTTATAAAGTGAAAATCTGTTTTTTGTGCCctttacttttaaatacaACAACAGGTGAAGCATAAGTAAATTAAAGTTGTTTTTACTAgataagaatttaaagaattgtTTACACAATTTCTTTCACATAAAAAAGGACAGCAAGACTTTTAAGTCATTTTAAGTCATTTCTAGGAAatcaatacaaaaaaatgattaaatgaaatgaaattactTAGAATACCCATACAAAAAATCAATGAGGTTTAATAAGCTATAGAAAACTTAAGATTTCACTCAACTGATGTtttctttctatatttttactatttttaaaaatgtaaacttttAAACCCAATGAAAATTTGTTTGGAAGATTTTTGGTATTACCCGGgaacttatgtatatatttccaGTACTTTAAAAGGGTTCTTAATGATTAAAAGTTCCACTTTTACTTTCACAGGATGCCCTGTATTTTAGCACATTTTCATGAGATAGTTGAAAGTTATAGGTAAtacaaactttaaaaatttaagtcaTTTTTGGGCACTATTTCCTGATTCTTCACTAATTATCACCAACACGGTTCTTAACAAAATGGGAACAACGGGCTTACACATGACGATAAGGTAAATCCCTACGATCACTGCGATCCCGCAGTACTGTGACACCGACACCCACGACGCACCGATTTCGACTGAGGTTGCACTTGGGCCGCTTTGGGCTTTTAAGCATGAATATGTAACGCGTAAACTCCGGTATTAAAAATGCCCGGCACAGCGGGCGATGCACCGTTACGCACTAGAATTTGCATGAAAATGGAGGGCAGAGCAGAACCAGCGGCGATCCCAGCCAGAAATCGGGAGCAGGGCCAAGTGTGCCAATCAGAGAGCTCTCTGTGCTTACCCCAAATTTCATATTTGCGACACGTGAGACGGATCCTCAAATGCATGTCAAATGGTCAAACCGCACTCTtagtttttttggttttttttttaccgcCAGAGTGAGCCAGTTTCTTGCGGCTACGGTCAGCAGCGACTGAATCCGGAATTTAAGAATCCGTAAGCGAGAGTCCGGATCCGCGGAACCCGACGGCGGATGTGTcattagtgtgtgtgtgtgtgtgtggcaaggCAATTGCGGTCGCCAAAGGTCGAAGGGTTGGCTGTGTGTGCGCGGTTCCGGGGGTATAGGGGGGTGGCGGAAGACACGCACCGTCACTGCACTGAATGTGCCCCTAATTAAGCCCCTTCTCCGCCTCACCTCTCACCTCGCTCAACCCGCCGATAAGCCGCTGGCGAAGCCGCTTTGCTCCAAATCCAAAAAACAGTCCGCTTTTTTGCCATTTGGGGTCAACGGCAGCGAATCAAATAGAAAATACAGTGAAGCttccataaatttaaaaaatttaacattgtTTAggtcataaattttaaattcttgtcacaaaacaaaaaatttaaattcttaaaatatatttttataaaaacaatagtTAACCTTACCAGCCATGAATATATGGGTTTCTTGGtataaatcttaaattatttatttttcaaagctTTTAATGTTTCCAcgggaaaataaaatacaaaactgGATCAAGAACTTTCCCCTAACTCGTATTTATAGAATTGATAAGAAATTTATTCTTGTGATAAGAAAATGAGTCTTAGccttattttgatttttctttgtcTTGCCGACTAAAatgcattttgttttaatcaaaGGTGGAATAAATTTATCATCTATAATTACTGTCACAGAAAAAGATAatttaaaagctctttttattaatcaagaagaaatttagaaataataataaatttaaagcgTATAAGAAATCTTATCAAAAATCTTGTCAAAGATATTAAAAGGTTATTAACTTAGATGAACAGCTTGGGAAAGGTAAAATAATTATGATTCCCTTTCCACTTCTACCGCGAAGCCTCTGATTTCCTCtccaaaatttaattaataaatatttcttaaatgttTTCTAGTTCCCTATACCATAGCTTGACTGTAAGTACAACCAAGGGGCCGAGGAAGTGTGAGTTAAGTTTCAATTAAGTATTTCTGGCCCCGGTCCTCGAACTGGAGTTTAATTAGTCTTGATTGGGAACGAAATGCGGAAGTTCTACAAACCTGCAACCCTAAGAAAAGAAGTTGACATAAATTGATGGGTAGTTCCAGATCCCTAAAATAAACAAGGCTAGTATGCTAGATTGTAtcgaagttataattattttatatatatatttaactagCAGGCTAACATGCTGTCAAAGTTTTTTGGCTGCCAAAGCTTCTTTATCAACTGTTTAATATCAAAGTTGAGCCCTGTCTTTGTTCTTTTTATCAGTTAAAATCAAAGTCTGTATGTGAAAAAAtgcttataaattattaaataagcaAGACACCTTTTTTTACAGAATATTTTAGGCAATAAAAGCcctttttttcagttaaaatcCAAGACTTAATGGCATCTTTCTACAGCATAATTCTCCTGcatcttataattattattttgctgAAATCACTTTTCTAATCTTATcaagattatttaaatatttacatttttcccaTTTCTGTCAACTGTGAAAGGTCcccattattatttataattaattacaaaacacCAGCAAACAGAGTCGTTAATCATTTTCTCCCCTCATCCAAAACGAACTATTTACTTGACCTATTCAGGCATAAACCCAGGTTATCAGTGAATTTCAGTTGTTTTTACTAATTGATAAGATGAAATAACTAAAATTACCAAATTAAAACAGAgagaatattattaataaatatattaataaacacAAATCTAATTTTGAGCATTAATTATCCTTGAAAAGGTGagaaaaagttataaatttatttaaaagggCCATAATTGCACtgatcaaaatataaatagatttCAAGTTTAAAGAACTTCGATTATTAATcgcatttattaattataatttgatttttactt includes:
- the LOC108082605 gene encoding beta-glucuronidase isoform X8, which produces MALILVNKEVPQTRGMLYPRESETREVRSLDGIWNFVRSDQANPTQGVRDEWYTKDLSQSRPTIPMPVPASYNDITTDNLRDHVGTVWYDRKFFVPRSWSKNQRIWLRFGSVHYEAFVWINGQKVVKHEIGHLPFEAEVTDILNYGAENRITVMCDNALIQTTVPQGKITEVPNDNGMTIIQSYTFDFFNYAGIHRSVHLYTTPRTFIEEVEVTTALSENNSVGEVFYSVSVNGSAANEAINVLNIQANLYDKEGAKVANTTSDGKLDGCLKLTGVKPWWPYLMHPEPGYLYELEIKLLAANEELLDVYRLKVGLRTLSWNKSQFLINGKPVYFRGFGRHEDSDIRGKGLDNALMVRDFNLLKWIGANAYRTSHYPYSEESMQFADQHGIMIIDECPSVDTENYSQELLGKHKSSLEQLIHRDRNHPSVVMWSIANEPRTASMNADSYFELVANFTRSLDKTRPITAAIAVPYTQDKSGRHLDIISFNRYNAWYSNTGRLDMVTQNVIDEATAWNKQYNKPVIMSEYGADTLEGLHMTPAYVWSEEFQEEVFARHFKAFDQLRKKGWFIGEFVWNFADFKTAQSYTRVGGNKKGVFTRSRQPKAAAHLLRKRYFALGRDLDQCQFPEDLFTYIADLIS
- the LOC108082605 gene encoding beta-glucuronidase isoform X5, whose translation is MALSFFSLVTGLYVLHFSLALILVNKEVPQTRGMLYPRESETREVRSLDGIWNFVRSDQANPTQGVRDEWYTKDLSQSRPTIPMPVPASYNDITTDNLRDHVGTVWYDRKFFVPRSWSKNQRIWLRFGSVHYEAFVWINGQKVVKHEIGHLPFEAEVTDILNYGAENRITVMCDNALIQTTVPQGKITEVPNDNGMTIIQSYTFDFFNYAGIHRSVHLYTTPRTFIEEVEVTTALSENNSVGEVFYSVSVNGSAANEAINVLNIQANLYDKEGAKVANTTSDGKLDGCLKLTGVKPWWPYLMHPEPGYLYELEIKLLAANEELLDVYRLKVGLRTLSWNKSQFLINGKPVYFRGFGRHEDSDIRGKGLDNALMVRDFNLLKWIGANAYRTSHYPYSEESMQFADQHGIMIIDECPSVDTENYSQELLGKHKSSLEQLIHRDRNHPSVVMWSIANEPRTASMNADSYFELVANFTRSLDKTRPITAAIAVPYTQDKSGRHLDIISFNRYNAWYSNTGRLDMVTQNVIDEATAWNKQYNKPVIMSEYGADTLEGLHMTPAYVWSEEFQEEVFARHFKAFDQLRKKGWFIGEFVWNFADFKTAQSYTRVGGNKKGVFTRSRQPKAAAHLLRKRYFALGRDLDQCQFPEDLFTYIADLIS
- the LOC108082605 gene encoding beta-glucuronidase isoform X7, with the translated sequence MGIMGLWRFLKSLILVNKEVPQTRGMLYPRESETREVRSLDGIWNFVRSDQANPTQGVRDEWYTKDLSQSRPTIPMPVPASYNDITTDNLRDHVGTVWYDRKFFVPRSWSKNQRIWLRFGSVHYEAFVWINGQKVVKHEIGHLPFEAEVTDILNYGAENRITVMCDNALIQTTVPQGKITEVPNDNGMTIIQSYTFDFFNYAGIHRSVHLYTTPRTFIEEVEVTTALSENNSVGEVFYSVSVNGSAANEAINVLNIQANLYDKEGAKVANTTSDGKLDGCLKLTGVKPWWPYLMHPEPGYLYELEIKLLAANEELLDVYRLKVGLRTLSWNKSQFLINGKPVYFRGFGRHEDSDIRGKGLDNALMVRDFNLLKWIGANAYRTSHYPYSEESMQFADQHGIMIIDECPSVDTENYSQELLGKHKSSLEQLIHRDRNHPSVVMWSIANEPRTASMNADSYFELVANFTRSLDKTRPITAAIAVPYTQDKSGRHLDIISFNRYNAWYSNTGRLDMVTQNVIDEATAWNKQYNKPVIMSEYGADTLEGLHMTPAYVWSEEFQEEVFARHFKAFDQLRKKGWFIGEFVWNFADFKTAQSYTRVGGNKKGVFTRSRQPKAAAHLLRKRYFALGRDLDQCQFPEDLFTYIADLIS
- the LOC108082605 gene encoding beta-glucuronidase isoform X6, whose product is MSLSFFSLVTGLYVLHFSLALILVNKEVPQTRGMLYPRESETREVRSLDGIWNFVRSDQANPTQGVRDEWYTKDLSQSRPTIPMPVPASYNDITTDNLRDHVGTVWYDRKFFVPRSWSKNQRIWLRFGSVHYEAFVWINGQKVVKHEIGHLPFEAEVTDILNYGAENRITVMCDNALIQTTVPQGKITEVPNDNGMTIIQSYTFDFFNYAGIHRSVHLYTTPRTFIEEVEVTTALSENNSVGEVFYSVSVNGSAANEAINVLNIQANLYDKEGAKVANTTSDGKLDGCLKLTGVKPWWPYLMHPEPGYLYELEIKLLAANEELLDVYRLKVGLRTLSWNKSQFLINGKPVYFRGFGRHEDSDIRGKGLDNALMVRDFNLLKWIGANAYRTSHYPYSEESMQFADQHGIMIIDECPSVDTENYSQELLGKHKSSLEQLIHRDRNHPSVVMWSIANEPRTASMNADSYFELVANFTRSLDKTRPITAAIAVPYTQDKSGRHLDIISFNRYNAWYSNTGRLDMVTQNVIDEATAWNKQYNKPVIMSEYGADTLEGLHMTPAYVWSEEFQEEVFARHFKAFDQLRKKGWFIGEFVWNFADFKTAQSYTRVGGNKKGVFTRSRQPKAAAHLLRKRYFALGRDLDQCQFPEDLFTYIADLIS
- the LOC108082605 gene encoding beta-glucuronidase isoform X2 — protein: MHLRIRLTCRKYEIWALSFFSLVTGLYVLHFSLALILVNKEVPQTRGMLYPRESETREVRSLDGIWNFVRSDQANPTQGVRDEWYTKDLSQSRPTIPMPVPASYNDITTDNLRDHVGTVWYDRKFFVPRSWSKNQRIWLRFGSVHYEAFVWINGQKVVKHEIGHLPFEAEVTDILNYGAENRITVMCDNALIQTTVPQGKITEVPNDNGMTIIQSYTFDFFNYAGIHRSVHLYTTPRTFIEEVEVTTALSENNSVGEVFYSVSVNGSAANEAINVLNIQANLYDKEGAKVANTTSDGKLDGCLKLTGVKPWWPYLMHPEPGYLYELEIKLLAANEELLDVYRLKVGLRTLSWNKSQFLINGKPVYFRGFGRHEDSDIRGKGLDNALMVRDFNLLKWIGANAYRTSHYPYSEESMQFADQHGIMIIDECPSVDTENYSQELLGKHKSSLEQLIHRDRNHPSVVMWSIANEPRTASMNADSYFELVANFTRSLDKTRPITAAIAVPYTQDKSGRHLDIISFNRYNAWYSNTGRLDMVTQNVIDEATAWNKQYNKPVIMSEYGADTLEGLHMTPAYVWSEEFQEEVFARHFKAFDQLRKKGWFIGEFVWNFADFKTAQSYTRVGGNKKGVFTRSRQPKAAAHLLRKRYFALGRDLDQCQFPEDLFTYIADLIS